The nucleotide window GTGATCGCGGTGGCGTCGGACAGAGGAATGAACGCGGCGGCGGCGAACATCAGGGTGACGCCGCCCCAGCCGAGGCCCGAGCGCAGAAGGTGCAGATGCAGCGCGGGGCGGACGACGCGGAACCGCGTGGCGGCGGCGAAGGTCGATATGGTGATGAGCGCGAAGACGAACCGGCCCTGGCTGATCTGCAACGGATGCAGCGCGGGGCCGAGCGCGTCGGTGCCCAGCGCCTTGGCCAGAAGCGTGCAGCCGGCGATGAAGGCGGCGGCAGCAAGGGTCAGGAGCGCGGCGGCGCCGGGGTTCTGGATGGGCGGGGTCATGCTGACTGACGTGGCAGGCGGCAATGGGAAACTCAAGCGCCATATCGAGGCGCGCCAAGAAAACGCTTTGCGCGGGGCGCGGAACCGGCTATGTCAGCGCCCATGATCGAACCCCGCACATATTGCCTGAGCCGACGCCGCCGCGCCTGGGCCTGACGTCCCGTTCGCCTGTTCGATCCCCCCGGTGCCCAAGCGCACCACCTTCTTCCACCATTGACGAACGCCCTGCCATACGGCACTCAAAGGGCTTCCATGTTTGAGGATACCACTGATGATCCCCTCCGTTCTGCCGACGTATAATCGTGCACCGCTCAGCTTTGTCAAAGGCGAGGGCGCCTGGCTGATCGAGGCGGATGGTCGACGCTTCCTGGACCTTGGCGCGGGCATCGCGGTGAATGCGCTGGGCCATGCGCACCCTTCGCTGGTGGCGGCCCTGACCGAGCAGGCGGGGGCGCTTTGGCATACCTCGAACCTCTACCAGATCCCCAAGCAGCAGGAGCTGGCCGACAAGCTGGTGGCCGAGACCTTCGCCGACACGGCCTTCTTCTGCAATTCGGGCACTGAGGCGTGCGAGTTAGCGGTGAAGATGTGCCGCAAGTATTTCTTTGACGCGGGTCAGCCCGACCGTACCGACATCATCGCCTTCCAGGGGTCGTTTCACGGCCGGTCGAGCGCCGGGATTGCCGCCGCCGGGTCGGAGAAGATGACCAAGGGGTTCGGGCCGCTGTTGCCGGGGTTCAAGCATGTGCCGTTCGGCGATCACGATGCGCTGCACGCCGCGATTGACGAGAACACCGCGGCGATCCTGCTGGAGCCGGTGCTGGGCGAGGGCGGGATCAAGCCGGTGCCGGACCAGTGCCTGAAGGGGCTGCGCGATCTGTGCGACGAGAAGGGCATCCTTTTGATTTTCGACGAGGTGCAGTGCGGCGTGGGCCGGACCGGCAAGCTCTTTGCGCATGAATGGGCGGGGATCACGCCCGACATCATGATGGTGGCGAAGGGCATCGGCGGGGGCTTTCCGCTGGGCGCGGTGTTGGCCACTGAAGAGGCGGCGCGCGGTATGACGGCGGGCACGCATGGGTCGACCTATGGCGGCAACCCGCTGGGCTGTGCCGTGGGCTGCGCGGTGATGGATATCGTGGCCGATGCCGGTTTCCTGGCCGAGGTCAACCGCAAGGCGGGCCTGTTCCGGCAAAAGCTGGAAGGGCTGGTGGCGGCGCACCCGGACGTCTTCAAAGGCGTTCGCGGATCGGGCCTGATGCTGGGGCTGGAATGCGTGGCGACCAATACCGACGTGGTGGCCGCGGGCTATGAGGCAGAAGTTGCGGTGGTCCCCGCGGCGGAGAACGTGGTGCGCCTGTTGCCGCCGCTGATCATCACGGACGACGAGATCGGCGAGGCGGTGGCCCGGATGGACAAGGCGGCGACCGCCGTCAAGACGGCGCTGGCCGAGGCGTGAGGAGCGGGACGATGCAGCATTTTCTGGATATTCACACGACCGACGCGGGCGAATTGCGCGACATCATCGACGGGGCGCGGCACATGAAGACAGCGCGCGAGGGCCGTCCGCGTGGTGCGGCTGATGACGAGCAGCCGCTGGCGGGCCGGATGGTCGCGCTGATCTTCGAGAAGCCGTCGACGCGGACGCGCACCAGTTTCGACGTGGGCGTGCGCCAGATGGGCGGCGAGACGATGGTGCTGTCGGGCGCGGACATGCAGTTGGGCCACGGCGAGACCATCGCCGACACCGCGCGGGTGATGAGCCGCTATGTCGACCTGATCATGATCCGGACCTTCGATGAAAGCGTGTTGCAGGAGATGGCGGATTATGCCGACGTGCCGGTGATCAACGGGCTGACCGACCGCACGCATCCCTGCCAGATCATGGCGGACGTGATGACCTATGAAGAGCATCGCGGGCCGATCCGGGGCAAGAAGGTGGTCTGGGCCGGGGATGGCAACAATGTCTGTTCGTCCTTCCTGCACGCGGCGGGGCAGTTCGGGTTCGACATGACATTCACCGGGCCGTCGCAGCTGGACCCCGAGGAGGAATTCGTCGGGCTGGCACGCAAGGCGGGCAGCACGATCACCATCGAGCGCGACGCGGCGAAGGCGGTGGAGGGCGCAGACCTTGTGGTGACCGACACCTGGGTCAGTATGCATGACAGCCAGTCGAGCAAGGAGCGGCGCCACAACATGCTGCGCCCCTTCCAGGTGAACGCCGAGCTGATGAAGCACGCCAAGGACGACGCGCTGTTCATGCATTGCCTGCCCGCGCATCGCGAGGAAGAGGTGACGAGCCCGGTGATGGACGGCCCGCATTCGGTGGTGTTCGACGAGGCCGAGAACCGGCTGCACGCGCAGAAGGCGATCATGCGCTGGTGTCTGGGCGTCTGAGCCTGACCTGAAAGAGCGCGGTTCCCGCGCGCTGGCTGGTCTCGTCGTTGCCCTTGCGGGCGCCTCCTCGGGCGCGGGATGGCGGGTGCGACGCGTCACGGCGCGGTCCGGGTGGCGTGGCGGAGGCCCGGCCTGCCTTCGGCGAGAGTATTTCTGCCAAGAAAAAGGGCGAGGCGCGGGAAAGGCCGCCGGGCGCGCGACCGGGTTTCTTGGCATCCGGCGCGGGGCGGTCTACGCTGGCCGGGAAGCATGGGAGCGGACATGACAGGCGGCACCGCACAGATCGGCGTATACGGGCTTGGCACGATGGGCAGCGCCCTGGCGCTGAACATGGCCGAGAAGGGCTTTGATGTTGCGGTGACCAACCGCGAGGCGGACTGGATCGGTGCATTTGTCCAGGAGGCCGGGCCGCTGGCCGAGCGCCTGCATCCGCATGACGATTTGCGCGATTTCGTGGCCGGGCTGAAGACGCCGCGGGTGATGCTGTTCATGATCCCGTCGGGCAAGCCGATGGATGCGATGATCGAGGAGGTGGCGCCCCTGCTGGAGGAAGGCGACACGATCATCGACGGCGGCAATGCCGATTTCCACGACACCCGGCGGCGCGCGAAGGCGCTGGCCGGGAAAGGCCTGCATTTCGTCGGCATGGGTGTGTCGGGCGGCGAGCAGGGCGCGCGGCACGGGCCGTCGATGATGGTGGGAGGCAGCGAGCACAGCTGGGATCAGTTGCGCGACGTGTTGCGGGCAATCGCGGCGCGGTATGAAGGTGACCCGTGCGTCGATCATCTTGGCCCCGACGGGGCGGGGCATTTCGTCAAGACCGTGCATAACGGCATCGAGTATGCCGACATGCAGGTGATCGCCGAGATCTATGGCCTGTTGCACAACGGCTGCGTCTGGCCGCCGGCGCAGATCGGGGCGCTGTTTTCGAGTTGGAACGAGGGTCCGCTGAAATCCTACCTGGTGGAGATCACCGGCGAGCTTTTGGCCTATACCGACCCGGCGACCGGGCATCCGGTGGTGGACGTGATCAAGGATGCGGCGGGGCAGAAAGGCACCGGGCGCTGGACCGTGGTGGAGGCGGTGCGCATGGGCCAGGCCGCGACCATGATCGAGGCGGCGGTGGGCGCGCGCGCGTGGTCGTCGGAGAAGGACACGCGCATCAAGGCGCAGGACTTGCTGGGCGGTGAGCGCGGCCTGCTGTCCCTCGACGAGGAGACCCTGAAGGAGGCTTTCATGGCGGCCCGGGTTCTGTGCTATGCGCAGGGGTTTCGCGTGCTGGAGGCGGCATCGCAGGAGTATGAGTGGCAGCTGGACCATGCGCGGATTGCCGAGGTCTGGCGCGCCGGATGCATTATCCGGTCAGTTCTGCTGGACGATATCGCCGCGGCGTTCCGCGAGGATTTGCCGCACGGGCAGTTGTTCCTGTCGCCGCGCTTCGCGGAGATCCTGAAACGCACGGTGCCGGCGCTGCGAAAGGTGGTGGCGGAGGCTGTGGTGGGTGGCCACGCGATCCCGGCGCTGTCGGCGGCGCTGCAATGGTACGACAGTATGCGCCAGGGCTATGGCACCGCCAACATCATCCAGGCACAGCGGGATTTCTTCGGCTATCACGGCTTCGCCCGGTTGGGGCAGGAAGGCAAGTTTCACGGGCCGTGGTGGGAGTGAGCCTTGCGCCCGAAGGGCAAGCGTCTTGAGCGATGGCACGGTCGAGGCCCCTTGCAAGACCGGCGCGGGCGCCGGGGCTGAGGATCAGCCCGTCAGGCTGTTCAGCACGTAGAAGATGAATGCCGACATCAGCGCCGCGGCGGGCACGGTGATGACCCAGGCGGCGACGATGGTCATGAAATGGCTGCGGCGCACCAGCTTGCGGCGGCGGCGTTCTTCGGGGGCGAGGCGCTTGCCCGTGCCGCCGGTGGTCAGGCCTTTCCGAAGGCGGCGTTCCATGTACCATTCACGGAAGAACCCGACGCCGAAGACCCCGCCCACCGCGATATGCGTGGAGCTGACAGGCAGGCCCAGCCAGCTGGCCACGATGACGGTGATCGCCGCCGACAGGGCGACGCAATAGGCGCGCATCGGGTCGAGCTTGGTGATCTGGCTGCCGACCATGCGGATGAGCTTGGGGCCAAAGAGGAACAGGCCGAAGGAGATGCCGAAGGCGCCGATGATCATGACCCAGAGCGGGATCGCCACCTCGCCGGCAAAGCCACCGGCTTCGGAGGCGTAGACGATGGCGGCCAGGGGGCCCACGGCGTTGGCGACGTCGTTCGCGCCGTGGGCGAAGGACAGCAGCGCCGCCGAGATGATGAGCGGCAGTCCGAACAGCGCCTTGAGCGAGCGGCGGCGGTTTTCCATGCCCTCGGACTGGCGCCGGATCAGGGGGATGGTCACGGCATAGATCACGGCCCCGGTCGCGGCGCCGATCAGCAGGGCCGTGCCGATGTCGATCCTGACGATCCGCTTGAGGCCTTTCATGGCGAGGTAGGTGGCGAAGGTCCCGGCCATCAGGCCAACGAGAATGGGCACCCAGCGGCGGGCGGCGGCGATCTTGTCTTCGCGGTAGGAGATGCGGGTCTTGATCAGGGCGAGGCAGGCGGCAGCGATGACGCCGCCCAGGACCGGCGAGATCACCCAGCTGGCTGCGATGGCGCCCATGGTGGGCCAGTTCACGGTGGCAAGGCCCGCGGCGGCGATGCCCGCGCCCATGACGCCACCGACGACGGAATGGGTGGTCGAGACCGGCGCGCCGACCTTGGTGGCGAGGTTGACCCAGAGCGCGGCCGAGACCAGCGCGGCCATCATCGCCCAGATGAAGGTCTGGGTGTCCTGCATGCCGCCGGGGTCGATGATGCCCTTGGAGATGGTCGACACCACGTCGCCCCCGGCCAGGAGCGCGCCCGCGCTTTCGCAGATCGCGGCGATGACGATGGCCCCGCCCATGGTGAGCGCGTTGGCGCCCACCGCCGGGCCCATGTTGTTCGCCACGTCGTTGGCGCCGATGTTGAGCGCCATGTAGGCACCGAAGATTGCCGCGGCAATGACCACCGTGTTGCTGGGAAAGGCGCCGAAGAAAAGCGCCGCGCCAAGACCGGCGATGACCATGAAGGCCAGCGCGACGCCAAGCGAGACCAGCGGACGCGAGACATAGGCCGTCGCATACTCGATCTGCGAGATGCGCCCGAGATCCTTGTCGAGCGTCTTCCACTGGTTGTTCTGCGGGTTCTCGGCCAACGGTCCCCTCCCGGTCCGGTTCGGGGCCGAGCGCTAGCCGGTCCGGCGCGGCGGTTCAATGCCGCGCCGTCACAAAACTGTTACATTTCCAGCAAAATGGTCTTGAGGCCCGGTTCCTGTACCATTTCAGCCGCATCCGCGGGGCTGACCCAGCGGCGGGTGCGCTGATCATGTTCGGGGTAGATGTCGGCGAGTTGCTTGACGCGGACCTTGAACACCTCGACCTCGACCGGGGCATCGTAGCCATGGTCGAGATGCTTGTCGTAGGCGTAGCTGCCGACATGGCCCTCGATTGCGGCGCAGTCAGTGACGCCGGCCTCTTCCCAGGCTTCCTGAAGCGCGGCTTCGGCGGCCTTCTTGCCGTCCATCGGCCAGCCCTTGGGCACGATCCAGCGGCCCGTGCCGCGGCTGGTGATGAGCAGGACCTGCTTTTCCGCCTTCGGGGTCACTCGGTAACAAAGTGCGGCCACCTGCATTTCGGGTGGTCTGCGTAATATCGGCTGGACGAACTCGGCCCAGGCCCGCTTCATCGTATTTGTCATTGTGCTGCTCGTCTTAAAAAAGTCTTTCACTATTGTATATACGTTTCTTGCGCCAAAAATCAAATTTTGCGTTCAATTTTGCTGAATTGGTCAGGAGTTGCGGCGTTTGGCGCGCAGGGTCGGGTCGGCCTCGCGCGGGTTTTCGGGCCAGGGATGCCTGGGATACCGCCCGCGCATTTCCTTGCGCACGTCGGCATAGGAGCTGTCCCAGAAGCCGGGAATGTCGAGCGTCGTCTGCACCGGGCGGCCCGCGGGGGACAGGAGCGTGACGCGCAGGGGCGTGCGGCCCACCGTGGGATGGGTCGTCTGGCCGAACATTTCCTGCAGGCGCAGGGAAATCTCGGGATGGTCGCCGGAATAGTCGATGGGGATGCGCCGCCCCAGAGGCGTGGTGAAATGGGCCGGGGCGGCGGCATCAAGACGTTGCATCTGGTTATAGGTCAGGCGCGCGCGCAGGGCGTCCAGCATGTCGAAGCGCTTCCAGTCGGCGGCGGTCTTGAGGCCGGTGATATAGGGCAGGAGCCAGGACTCAAGCGTGTCCAGCAGGGCGGCGTCGGACATGTCGGGCAGGTCCTCGCCCGCCTCGCGCAGAAGGGCGACGCGGGCGGCGAAGCGGCGGGCGGGGTCGGACCAGCTGAGGCCGAGGTCGCGGATACCGTCCAGCATGGCAAGGGCCACGGCGTCGTCGGGGGCATCCTTCCACATGCGGTCGTCGAGGATGAGTGAGCCAAAGCGTTCCTGTTTGCGGGCGATGACGCGGCGCTCGCGGCGGTCCCAGTGGCAAACGTCGTGCCAAGCGATCTGGTCGGCGAAAAGCGCGCGGAGTTCGGCCTCGGACAGGGCGATGGCCTGCCGGATGCGGGCCTCGCGCGGGTTGCCGTCGAGGTCGGTGGCGACCAGCAGGCGTTGACTGGCCAGCGGATCCTCGTCGGGCAAGAGCGCGCCCTTTCCACCCGACAGCACGAAGCGCGGCGCGTCACCCTTGCGGCGCAGGCCGATGCGATCAGGATAGGCGAGGGCGGCGCATTCGGCGTCGGACAGTCCGCTCGCTTGCGTCGATTTTGCCTGTGAGGCCAGGCGCTTGGCCTCGGCCCGGATGCGCATCACCGCGCCTTGGTTGGCCGGATGCGGGTGGCGCGCCTTGGGGGCGCGCAGGGCGGCCATGCGCAGGGCGAGGTCGACGGGCGCGCCGCGCGGCAGCGGATCGCGGTCGGCCAGC belongs to Roseovarius sp. THAF27 and includes:
- a CDS encoding aspartate aminotransferase family protein, giving the protein MIPSVLPTYNRAPLSFVKGEGAWLIEADGRRFLDLGAGIAVNALGHAHPSLVAALTEQAGALWHTSNLYQIPKQQELADKLVAETFADTAFFCNSGTEACELAVKMCRKYFFDAGQPDRTDIIAFQGSFHGRSSAGIAAAGSEKMTKGFGPLLPGFKHVPFGDHDALHAAIDENTAAILLEPVLGEGGIKPVPDQCLKGLRDLCDEKGILLIFDEVQCGVGRTGKLFAHEWAGITPDIMMVAKGIGGGFPLGAVLATEEAARGMTAGTHGSTYGGNPLGCAVGCAVMDIVADAGFLAEVNRKAGLFRQKLEGLVAAHPDVFKGVRGSGLMLGLECVATNTDVVAAGYEAEVAVVPAAENVVRLLPPLIITDDEIGEAVARMDKAATAVKTALAEA
- a CDS encoding NUDIX hydrolase, which produces MTNTMKRAWAEFVQPILRRPPEMQVAALCYRVTPKAEKQVLLITSRGTGRWIVPKGWPMDGKKAAEAALQEAWEEAGVTDCAAIEGHVGSYAYDKHLDHGYDAPVEVEVFKVRVKQLADIYPEHDQRTRRWVSPADAAEMVQEPGLKTILLEM
- the gndA gene encoding NADP-dependent phosphogluconate dehydrogenase; amino-acid sequence: MTGGTAQIGVYGLGTMGSALALNMAEKGFDVAVTNREADWIGAFVQEAGPLAERLHPHDDLRDFVAGLKTPRVMLFMIPSGKPMDAMIEEVAPLLEEGDTIIDGGNADFHDTRRRAKALAGKGLHFVGMGVSGGEQGARHGPSMMVGGSEHSWDQLRDVLRAIAARYEGDPCVDHLGPDGAGHFVKTVHNGIEYADMQVIAEIYGLLHNGCVWPPAQIGALFSSWNEGPLKSYLVEITGELLAYTDPATGHPVVDVIKDAAGQKGTGRWTVVEAVRMGQAATMIEAAVGARAWSSEKDTRIKAQDLLGGERGLLSLDEETLKEAFMAARVLCYAQGFRVLEAASQEYEWQLDHARIAEVWRAGCIIRSVLLDDIAAAFREDLPHGQLFLSPRFAEILKRTVPALRKVVAEAVVGGHAIPALSAALQWYDSMRQGYGTANIIQAQRDFFGYHGFARLGQEGKFHGPWWE
- the argF gene encoding ornithine carbamoyltransferase translates to MQHFLDIHTTDAGELRDIIDGARHMKTAREGRPRGAADDEQPLAGRMVALIFEKPSTRTRTSFDVGVRQMGGETMVLSGADMQLGHGETIADTARVMSRYVDLIMIRTFDESVLQEMADYADVPVINGLTDRTHPCQIMADVMTYEEHRGPIRGKKVVWAGDGNNVCSSFLHAAGQFGFDMTFTGPSQLDPEEEFVGLARKAGSTITIERDAAKAVEGADLVVTDTWVSMHDSQSSKERRHNMLRPFQVNAELMKHAKDDALFMHCLPAHREEEVTSPVMDGPHSVVFDEAENRLHAQKAIMRWCLGV
- a CDS encoding inorganic phosphate transporter, with product MAENPQNNQWKTLDKDLGRISQIEYATAYVSRPLVSLGVALAFMVIAGLGAALFFGAFPSNTVVIAAAIFGAYMALNIGANDVANNMGPAVGANALTMGGAIVIAAICESAGALLAGGDVVSTISKGIIDPGGMQDTQTFIWAMMAALVSAALWVNLATKVGAPVSTTHSVVGGVMGAGIAAAGLATVNWPTMGAIAASWVISPVLGGVIAAACLALIKTRISYREDKIAAARRWVPILVGLMAGTFATYLAMKGLKRIVRIDIGTALLIGAATGAVIYAVTIPLIRRQSEGMENRRRSLKALFGLPLIISAALLSFAHGANDVANAVGPLAAIVYASEAGGFAGEVAIPLWVMIIGAFGISFGLFLFGPKLIRMVGSQITKLDPMRAYCVALSAAITVIVASWLGLPVSSTHIAVGGVFGVGFFREWYMERRLRKGLTTGGTGKRLAPEERRRRKLVRRSHFMTIVAAWVITVPAAALMSAFIFYVLNSLTG